The region AGTCCCAGCTTGGTGAAACAGAACATAAGGCTCGGCACAGTAGCCATCCTTAGAGGTTACGCCAGAGAGCAAGACTGCCCGGATAGTTGACCTAGCTGCACTGGACGCGTGTGTCCCTCGGGGACGAACCAGATGGCAGAAGGGCTAGACTTCGGTACTGGCACATTCGAAAAACATAGGAAAATATTACCGCTTCTTCCCGTCATCTACTTTGCCGGTGTTTTCGAATCCCCCCTCTCCGCCAGAAAAATACTCCAGAGCCATCCAGCTAGGTCCGAAACGTCAAAGGCATGCGAGCTGCCGCTGCTCGATTTATTCATGAATCAATCTGCAGCGCTTATCTCACCCAACAACGGGCCCGCGGAAGCGGCACCCATGGGAGTGTCCGCTGCACGCCGCATTGACAGGTATGCATTCGTCGTTATCCACAGCAAAGGCGCGACACCGACAACGATAAATACGAGATCGCCTGGCAGCCGGACCCACTCCACGAAGCGGGCCGCCGTCGTTCCCAGGTATTCATGTCCGCGGGTGTGCCAATATCCGTTTTGCAAAACGTCGTACAACTGCATGACGCCCCCAGGAAACAGGTTGAAGGTGATCATCGAGGCGAGCCCGAGATTAAGTCCCCAGAATGAGACCCGTACCCATTTCTCGATACTCGCCCAACCTTCGTCAGCGACGACTTCGCGGCACGCAAAGACCAGCGTCGCGACGCCGAGCAGACCGAATACGCCCATGAATGACGCGTGTCCGTGGTTGGGGCGTAAGAATGGTTCCGACCTCGAAATAGCTCACGATTGGCATGTTGATCAGAAACCCGAAGACGCCGGCGCCAAGGAAGTTCCAGAACCCCACCGCCATCAGGAAGTAGAAGGTCCACTGATACGAAATCGCAGTGCGTTTGCCACCGCTATCGATATCGCCCTCGCTGACGCGGATGAAATCCCACGCGTCAAGCGTTAATAAAACCAGGGGCACCACTTCGAGCGCCGAGAAACTCGCTCCGATGGCCATGGTCATGCTCGACTGCCCCGTGAAGTACCAATGATGGGCAGTACCGAGAATGCCGCCCATCAGGTACAGGATGGCATCCAGATAAATAACGCGTTTGGCGCTGTTAACATTGACGGCTCCGAGCCGATAGAACAGTACGGCGACCACCACGGTCACAAAGAGCTCAAAGAAGTCTTCGACCCACAGATGAACGATCCAGAAGCGCCAATGGTCGACGATCGCGAAATTGGTGGCGCTGTTATAGAAGAACGCGGGCAGGTAGAACACCGGAATCGCAAGCCCGAGAGAAAAAACAGCACCGAGAGTTCGCCATGGTCGTGATTGCTGAAAGACGGTTTCACCGCTCGAAGCAATAAGAACACCCAGATCACGAGACCGGCGGCCAGCCCTATCTGCCAGGCCTTGCCGAGATCGAGATATTCCCAGCCCTGGCTGCCGAACCATTCCCACAAGCGGCCTGCCATTCGCCAATCAGGCTGCCGCCCACTACCACGATCAATGCGACAAAGAGCAGGTTCACCCCGAATGACTGATAGGGTGGATAGCCTCCCCTAGCGACGGCGCGATGAACAACCCCCCGGCTAAAAACGCGGTGGCGATCCATGGGATCGCAAGCTGCAGACGGCAGGTGCGGAGAAGCTGACTTGGAAAGATGCGTGAAATATCGATGCCGTAGAAACTTGCGGCGTCGGCCCTGAAGTGCGCGACTCCCCCGCCGACTAGGACCTGCGCCAAGAAGAGCAGGCTGACGATGACAAAGTACTTCAGCGTCGCACGCTGGCTCGCCGTCGGACGATGGGGCAGCATCGCGGGTCGTCGCTGTGCATCGCGTTGCCATCCGAGGAAGTCGAAACGCCCGAACGCAAAGAGCACGGCGGCGATTCCACCAAGCAGCATCAGCAGCTCATCGCGCTCCACAAAACTGCGTCCGCGGTTGGAACGTTCCCCGCGAGGGGGTCGTAGGGAAAATTGTTCGTGTATGAGTAAACCTTCCCGGGGCGCTGGACCGCACTTGCCCAAGCGGCCCACGCAAAGAAGGCCGTCAACTGTCGCAGATCGTCCTAATTCTCGATTACGCCCGGGTAAGGCCGCCATTGTGATCGGGAGTTGAGAAGTAGTCGCGCCATTTCTGCTGCTGGGTGCGAAAGGAATCCGCCTCAGCTCGGGTGAACCTCAGCGTACGTGATGAGGATTCGTAACGATTTTGCTTGCGCGTGTGTGCTACCGCAGCGTCAAGCGAACCGGCATCGTTTTTCTGATTCGCGCCGAGGTCCTGATTCATCGAGGTTGAGAGCGAGCGACGGACATCGAGTGCCAACGTATGCAGATATTCACCTGAAAAATCGGGACCCAGGTAAGCGCCATGGCCCCAGATGGTGCCGTTCTCCATGAGGCCGTGGCTCAGAAAGACTTGCTGTCCTGCGATGATGTCTCGCCCGGTGAACAGTGTAGCGCCCAAGGGATCCACGACCCGC is a window of Candidatus Binataceae bacterium DNA encoding:
- a CDS encoding cbb3-type cytochrome c oxidase subunit I, with product MVRQPGLGISRSRQGLADRAGRRSRDLGVLIASSGETVFQQSRPWRTLGAVFSLGLAIPVFYLPAFFYNSATNFAIVDHWRFWIVHLWVEDFFELFVTVVVAVLFYRLGAVNVNSAKRVIYLDAILYLMGGILGTAHHWYFTGQSSMTMAIGASFSALEVVPLVLLTLDAWDFIRVSEGDIDSGGKRTAISYQWTFYFLMAVGFWNFLGAGVFGFLINMPIVSYFEVGTILTPQPRTRVIHGRIRSARRRDAGLCVPRSRR